One Phocaeicola dorei genomic region harbors:
- a CDS encoding carboxypeptidase-like regulatory domain-containing protein, translating to MRTSKFFKTGLLLFVASLGLISCGDDDKEPEIVVDPVSENVEYYIEGKVVADNAALDGVSVTAGEATATTDENGQYSLTVKDKKTYTVSFAKEGYRTVSDASVEIANNATNRSLVTLNVTMSKEGVAVAVDPESDKVITEKGEGETEDAQTVLTIPAGAVSTATDVTLTPYLEAVATDVTPGSKEEAIPMTNIAISSSQDAALNQDVTLSVANASSSDYYFDEVEVYEKTNARAIGDWKKYADAAFDKATNSYIAAIKKGSSLNKDYSIRVKSEKNVSETKNDEILKEDSYSNAGNMSATTYDIPYTAKLGWEISASGLDEGALSLVKAAIAAQEGGSEGVYTVNKTFTAHVSGDYILYFSCKAKYVEKEYTFSIAGKKVTVKVKHYLGVEFVYTNQSSSMHGGGSIG from the coding sequence ATGAGAACAAGCAAGTTTTTTAAAACAGGTTTGCTGCTGTTTGTAGCAAGTTTGGGGTTAATAAGCTGCGGGGATGACGACAAAGAACCGGAAATTGTAGTTGACCCTGTAAGCGAAAATGTGGAATATTACATTGAAGGTAAAGTAGTAGCGGATAATGCCGCACTGGACGGGGTCAGCGTAACAGCGGGAGAGGCTACCGCAACCACAGACGAAAACGGTCAATATTCACTGACGGTAAAAGATAAGAAAACTTATACGGTGAGCTTTGCCAAGGAGGGATATAGAACTGTTTCTGACGCATCAGTAGAAATAGCTAACAACGCTACCAACAGAAGTCTAGTAACACTGAACGTGACTATGAGCAAGGAAGGCGTGGCTGTAGCTGTTGATCCTGAAAGTGATAAAGTGATTACAGAAAAAGGAGAAGGGGAAACAGAAGATGCCCAGACCGTATTGACTATTCCCGCCGGTGCCGTATCAACCGCTACCGATGTAACTCTTACTCCGTATCTGGAAGCTGTTGCAACCGATGTGACTCCGGGCAGTAAGGAAGAAGCGATTCCCATGACTAATATTGCTATCAGTTCCAGCCAGGATGCAGCCTTAAATCAGGATGTTACCTTGTCTGTAGCCAATGCTAGTTCCAGCGATTATTATTTTGACGAAGTAGAGGTATACGAAAAGACTAACGCACGTGCTATCGGTGACTGGAAGAAATATGCCGACGCCGCTTTTGATAAAGCGACCAACAGCTACATAGCTGCCATCAAAAAGGGAAGTTCACTGAATAAGGATTATTCTATCCGTGTAAAGAGTGAAAAGAATGTCAGCGAAACCAAGAACGATGAAATATTGAAAGAAGACAGCTACAGTAACGCAGGAAATATGAGCGCTACTACTTATGATATTCCTTATACTGCCAAATTAGGATGGGAAATCTCTGCATCCGGACTGGATGAAGGCGCTCTTTCATTGGTGAAAGCTGCCATAGCCGCACAAGAAGGTGGATCGGAAGGTGTATACACCGTAAACAAGACCTTTACAGCCCACGTAAGCGGTGACTATATTCTGTATTTCTCTTGCAAAGCCAAATATGTAGAAAAAGAGTACACTTTCTCTATTGCCGGTAAAAAGGTTACTGTAAAAGTTAAACATTATCTGGGAGTGGAATTTGTTTATACCAACCAAAGTTCAAGTATGCATGGTGGTGGCTCTATAGGCTAA
- a CDS encoding YjbH domain-containing protein — protein MSKYLIAILLSAWSISLRAQVAEKLQQLGMENIQTVTEVNGNTTIAFEDNVYRGTYRGIGKAIEAAMEGMYGGNLQMVVLEHSIPQLCITLSDKVITEYKEKQITIGEVYRQMGISYDTDEAMEVLKKTHRTLNSSAGKVDIVVYPEVKLENSSFDRLYTYYVNLAPAVEMALWKGAELTAQVVFPVATNLKGQYKKIRPGVIALSQEFCFGKGFLGRVTAGNFTNNRMGAQAEMKYRTANGRLELEAMAGATVQSVLTDDEGWYISRKLRMNAALKASVYEPRFNLQFDLQAARYLYGDYGVRGDCTRHFGEYAIGVYGMYTDGEINGGFHFAIPLPGKKWSRNRGVRVRQADYFAMEYSMESWGRYADEKMGETYRTRPDENRSNRFFQPEYIRYFLIKEANK, from the coding sequence ATGAGCAAATATTTAATAGCAATCCTCCTTTCGGCATGGAGCATCTCCCTCCGGGCACAAGTGGCCGAGAAACTACAGCAACTGGGAATGGAGAACATACAAACGGTAACGGAGGTGAACGGCAACACAACGATTGCTTTTGAAGACAATGTATATAGAGGTACTTACCGGGGAATAGGCAAAGCCATCGAAGCAGCCATGGAAGGAATGTACGGGGGAAATCTGCAAATGGTGGTGTTGGAGCACAGTATCCCCCAGCTATGCATTACGCTGAGCGATAAGGTGATAACCGAATATAAAGAGAAACAGATTACCATAGGGGAAGTGTACCGACAGATGGGAATCAGTTATGATACCGATGAAGCGATGGAGGTACTGAAAAAGACACACCGGACACTCAATTCATCGGCAGGGAAAGTAGACATTGTGGTCTATCCGGAAGTAAAACTGGAAAACTCCAGCTTTGACCGACTTTATACTTACTATGTCAACCTGGCTCCAGCCGTAGAAATGGCTTTATGGAAAGGGGCGGAACTGACAGCGCAAGTGGTATTCCCGGTAGCGACCAACCTAAAAGGACAATATAAGAAGATACGTCCCGGAGTGATTGCACTGTCGCAAGAGTTTTGCTTCGGCAAAGGATTTTTGGGGCGAGTAACCGCAGGAAACTTTACCAACAACCGCATGGGGGCACAAGCGGAGATGAAATACCGCACAGCGAATGGCAGACTGGAACTGGAAGCTATGGCAGGAGCTACCGTGCAATCTGTGCTGACCGACGACGAAGGATGGTATATCAGCCGGAAACTGCGGATGAATGCCGCACTGAAAGCATCTGTGTATGAACCTCGCTTCAATTTGCAATTTGATTTGCAAGCTGCACGTTATCTATATGGGGATTATGGAGTAAGAGGCGACTGCACCCGCCATTTCGGAGAATATGCCATCGGCGTGTATGGAATGTATACCGATGGGGAAATAAACGGAGGATTCCATTTTGCCATCCCTCTGCCCGGCAAGAAGTGGAGCCGTAACCGGGGGGTGCGTGTCAGGCAAGCGGATTATTTTGCCATGGAATACAGTATGGAATCCTGGGGCAGATATGCGGATGAAAAAATGGGGGAAACTTATCGCACCCGACCTGATGAGAACCGGAGTAACCGGTTTTTCCAACCGGAATATATACGCTATTTCCTGATAAAGGAAGCAAATAAATAG
- a CDS encoding YjbH domain-containing protein has protein sequence MKIRLLVLTLLIIGVHQHIQAQYMLGTTGMMNIPTADRQKPGTVMLGGNYLPKQMMPARFDYNTGNYFVSISFFSFLELAYRETLIKGDYISSKPKYNQQDRSYSIRLCVWKEGKFLPGIALGANDPIADKGANTFQSYYGVITKGFHLGGEHYLSASLGYYLEGGKNSNTKWFGNKYKGVFGGISYIPAFCKELKMMAEYDSDGVNVGAAVRLWKHLSMHAFTHDFTCVSGGIRYECTLIH, from the coding sequence ATGAAAATACGTTTACTAGTTCTAACCTTGCTGATTATCGGAGTTCATCAGCATATACAAGCACAATATATGCTGGGAACTACCGGTATGATGAATATTCCTACCGCCGACAGGCAGAAGCCGGGAACAGTGATGTTGGGAGGAAATTATCTGCCCAAACAGATGATGCCTGCACGATTCGACTACAACACAGGAAATTACTTTGTGAGCATCAGTTTCTTTTCCTTTCTGGAGCTTGCCTATCGGGAAACTTTAATAAAAGGGGACTATATATCATCCAAGCCTAAATACAATCAGCAGGATCGTTCCTACTCCATCCGGCTGTGTGTGTGGAAAGAAGGAAAGTTTCTGCCGGGAATAGCACTGGGAGCCAATGATCCGATAGCGGATAAAGGAGCCAACACTTTTCAATCTTACTATGGAGTGATAACGAAAGGATTCCATCTGGGAGGAGAGCATTATCTCTCAGCTTCTTTGGGATATTATCTGGAAGGTGGGAAGAACAGTAATACCAAATGGTTCGGCAATAAATACAAAGGTGTATTCGGAGGGATAAGCTATATACCCGCTTTCTGCAAAGAGTTGAAGATGATGGCCGAATATGACTCGGACGGGGTGAATGTGGGAGCAGCTGTCAGGCTGTGGAAACATTTGTCCATGCATGCTTTTACCCACGATTTTACTTGCGTATCGGGTGGTATACGCTATGAGTGTACCCTAATACATTGA
- a CDS encoding glycosyltransferase family 2 protein, translating into MKVSIITSCYNREATIRGAIESVLEQDYPYIEYIVVDGASKDNSLAVINEYKNGIDTIISEPDKGMYEAINKGIRAATGDIIGLIHSDDFLFSSHTISDIVKTFEEQDADMIYGNGVFVDYDDTNQMIRNWISGRYSKENVKNGWLPLHPTVYIKKECMDKWGLYDESYKIAADSDLLVRYLYEANLKVYYLNKYIVKMRMGGLSTDAGKSKLKWAEDLRMYKSHGIKPISALKGKILSKIPQFIEARLPWSEIPEAEEESLIQPAAANKKE; encoded by the coding sequence ATGAAAGTTTCAATTATCACTTCCTGCTACAACCGGGAAGCCACCATTCGTGGAGCAATAGAAAGTGTGCTGGAACAGGATTATCCCTACATAGAATACATTGTGGTGGACGGAGCTTCGAAAGATAACTCGTTGGCTGTCATCAATGAATATAAAAACGGGATAGATACAATTATTTCCGAACCGGATAAAGGTATGTATGAAGCGATCAACAAAGGAATACGTGCAGCAACAGGAGATATTATCGGTCTGATTCACTCCGACGATTTCCTGTTTTCATCTCACACCATCTCCGACATAGTGAAAACATTCGAGGAACAAGATGCGGATATGATATATGGCAACGGAGTCTTTGTAGATTATGACGACACCAACCAGATGATACGAAACTGGATAAGCGGACGGTACAGTAAAGAGAATGTAAAAAACGGATGGCTCCCACTCCACCCCACTGTCTATATAAAGAAGGAGTGCATGGATAAATGGGGACTTTACGACGAAAGTTATAAGATAGCCGCCGACTCGGATTTGCTGGTGCGCTATCTGTATGAAGCCAACCTGAAAGTATATTACCTGAACAAATACATCGTGAAAATGAGAATGGGGGGACTTTCTACTGATGCAGGAAAAAGCAAACTGAAATGGGCGGAGGACTTGAGAATGTATAAAAGTCACGGAATAAAACCCATCTCGGCGCTGAAAGGCAAAATTCTTTCAAAGATTCCACAGTTTATTGAAGCCAGACTGCCATGGAGTGAAATACCGGAAGCAGAGGAAGAAAGCCTGATACAACCTGCCGCCGCAAATAAAAAAGAATGA
- a CDS encoding glycosyltransferase: MAEAIDEWAATTQEEVIVQTGYTHFNYRHAKAFDFCTKDEMQQYIKSADILILQGGWGAISEAMEQKKRIVVIPRHDKTEHIHDQFQLIRKLDKLGCVIGVFDEKDLPQKIKEAYSFDFQQIKKGNAEKLINQKLKEWFSSI, translated from the coding sequence ATGGCCGAAGCCATAGACGAGTGGGCTGCTACCACTCAAGAAGAAGTGATAGTACAGACAGGATATACTCATTTTAATTATCGCCATGCAAAAGCTTTTGACTTCTGTACTAAAGATGAAATGCAGCAATATATTAAATCTGCAGATATTCTAATATTGCAAGGTGGATGGGGAGCAATATCTGAAGCTATGGAACAAAAAAAACGAATTGTAGTTATTCCTCGGCACGACAAAACAGAACATATCCACGACCAATTTCAACTTATCAGAAAACTGGATAAACTGGGGTGTGTAATCGGTGTTTTTGATGAAAAAGATTTACCACAAAAAATAAAAGAAGCCTATTCTTTTGACTTCCAACAAATAAAAAAAGGAAATGCTGAAAAGCTGATTAATCAAAAATTAAAAGAATGGTTTTCTTCCATCTGA
- a CDS encoding putative colanic acid biosynthesis acetyltransferase has translation MNSKTELNIAENRNHLNYSKWIYVKRILWTFGKFFFRNSPRIAFGYRNTILRLFGAKIGRHVHIYSSTVIWFPWNLEIGDWSAIGEETLIYNLGKVTIGKKATVSHRVHVCAGTHDYTDPALPLLRPEIRIGNQTWICANTFIGPDIKIGEGAVIGAGTVMVKDAEPWGVYAGNPAKYIKKRILKH, from the coding sequence ATGAATAGTAAAACAGAGCTGAATATAGCAGAAAACCGTAACCACCTAAACTACTCCAAATGGATCTACGTAAAACGTATACTGTGGACATTCGGAAAATTCTTTTTCCGTAATTCTCCCCGTATAGCTTTCGGATACAGAAATACGATACTACGCCTATTCGGAGCTAAAATAGGAAGACATGTCCATATCTACTCCTCCACCGTCATCTGGTTCCCATGGAATCTGGAAATAGGCGATTGGAGTGCCATTGGAGAAGAAACCCTAATCTATAATTTAGGTAAAGTAACAATAGGAAAAAAAGCTACTGTCAGCCATCGGGTCCATGTATGTGCAGGCACACATGACTATACCGATCCAGCTCTTCCTCTACTACGCCCCGAAATCCGTATAGGTAATCAAACATGGATTTGCGCTAATACATTCATCGGTCCTGATATAAAGATTGGGGAAGGTGCTGTGATAGGCGCAGGTACAGTAATGGTAAAAGACGCAGAGCCGTGGGGAGTTTATGCAGGAAATCCAGCTAAATATATAAAAAAAAGAATACTGAAACATTAA
- a CDS encoding glycosyltransferase, which yields MNILICTYSITRTAGGVFDAVKDLFTNKTFHKHNLKIISFSDKHIDEDISSWKNIPIQLFKAGPLLYSRQMKRYMIATNADILHMEALWRYPHILMGIWSKYHTAPIICSPHGMLDPYIISTQGKIKRIISHLFFQKGLESVNCYHALCQKELEDIRAYGLKQPIAIIPNGINLPKTTKKYVKPDSNYHLLYLGRLHPKKGIDILLQAIATLKKENPNIFNNWIIDIVGWDHENCQTKLEHIVHSNNLKEIVTFHGGLFGEDKIKMYANADAYILPSHGEGLPMTILEAWSWKLPVVMTPQCNIPEGFEANAAIRIEDNVSSIKQGLQTLFNMSDEERISMGNRGYKLVSENFTWDASAQKMIMLYKWLTNQGEKPDFVYE from the coding sequence ATGAACATTTTAATTTGTACATATTCTATAACCCGGACAGCTGGAGGGGTATTTGATGCTGTAAAAGATTTATTTACAAACAAAACTTTTCATAAGCACAACTTAAAAATAATATCTTTTTCAGACAAACACATTGATGAAGATATTTCATCATGGAAAAATATTCCCATACAATTATTTAAAGCTGGTCCTTTGCTATATTCACGTCAAATGAAACGTTATATGATAGCAACCAATGCTGATATCTTGCATATGGAAGCACTTTGGCGTTATCCACATATATTAATGGGAATATGGAGTAAATATCATACCGCCCCTATAATTTGCTCTCCTCATGGAATGCTAGACCCTTATATTATATCTACCCAAGGAAAAATTAAAAGGATCATTTCTCATCTATTTTTCCAAAAGGGTCTAGAATCAGTCAATTGTTATCATGCTTTATGCCAAAAAGAATTGGAAGATATTCGTGCTTATGGTTTAAAACAACCCATAGCTATTATACCTAATGGAATAAATCTTCCTAAAACCACAAAGAAATACGTAAAGCCAGATTCAAATTATCATTTACTATATTTAGGAAGATTGCATCCTAAAAAAGGAATCGATATTTTACTACAAGCAATAGCCACCTTAAAAAAAGAAAATCCTAATATCTTTAACAATTGGATCATTGATATAGTAGGTTGGGATCATGAAAATTGCCAAACAAAACTGGAGCATATAGTTCATTCCAACAATTTAAAAGAGATTGTAACATTCCATGGAGGATTATTTGGAGAAGATAAAATAAAGATGTACGCAAACGCAGATGCTTACATCTTGCCTTCACATGGAGAAGGGCTTCCTATGACTATACTTGAAGCATGGTCATGGAAACTTCCTGTAGTAATGACTCCACAATGCAATATACCTGAAGGTTTTGAAGCAAATGCAGCCATCAGAATAGAAGATAATGTATCATCTATTAAACAAGGGCTTCAAACTCTTTTTAATATGAGTGACGAAGAACGTATTAGCATGGGAAATAGAGGATATAAATTAGTAAGTGAAAACTTTACATGGGATGCATCAGCTCAAAAAATGATAATGCTATATAAATGGTTAACTAATCAAGGAGAAAAACCCGATTTTGTATATGAATAG
- a CDS encoding polysaccharide pyruvyl transferase family protein has translation MKIKTITCHNVYNFGASLQAYALMTYLTSQGHQVEIIDYMPDYIRKNLSLWAIGPKWNRNIFIKCAFYCYVIPIRIMQSKSRKKFDKYTRKYLHLTQRYNSFQELLNNPPEADIYFCGSDQIWNTQIKNGLDPAFYCDFAPMKATRASYAASFSISQIPKEHESFVKSQINKLNYISVRENSGLKILYNLGIKKGVHVVDPVFLLSSNQWMQLATLPIYNNYILVYDQENNATIKKIALYLSKKSGKKIVAFKDLYPRTYADYQERYAGPTEFIGLIAKADIVITNSFHCSAFSIIMNRQFYVVPRTHQKVNSRMENLLSSLEIRNRFITSIEDINNATEINYNKVTPLIESIKEQSYKYISNVLASQSNS, from the coding sequence ATGAAAATCAAAACAATTACTTGTCATAATGTCTATAATTTCGGAGCTTCATTACAAGCATATGCCTTAATGACATATCTTACATCTCAAGGACACCAAGTAGAAATTATAGATTATATGCCTGATTACATCAGAAAAAACCTTAGTCTTTGGGCAATCGGTCCAAAATGGAATCGCAATATATTTATAAAATGTGCTTTTTATTGTTATGTCATTCCCATAAGAATCATGCAATCAAAAAGCCGCAAAAAATTTGACAAATACACACGTAAATATTTACATTTAACACAACGATATAATTCCTTTCAAGAACTTCTAAACAATCCACCAGAAGCTGACATATATTTTTGTGGTAGTGACCAAATTTGGAATACACAAATAAAAAATGGATTAGATCCAGCTTTTTATTGCGATTTTGCTCCCATGAAAGCAACACGTGCATCATACGCAGCCAGTTTTTCTATTTCTCAAATTCCTAAAGAACATGAATCATTTGTCAAATCACAAATTAATAAGTTGAACTATATTTCAGTAAGAGAAAACAGTGGATTAAAAATATTATATAATTTAGGTATCAAGAAAGGGGTACATGTCGTTGATCCTGTTTTTCTCCTATCATCAAATCAATGGATGCAACTTGCTACTTTACCTATTTATAACAACTATATTTTGGTTTATGACCAAGAAAACAATGCAACAATAAAAAAAATAGCATTATATCTTTCTAAAAAAAGTGGGAAAAAAATTGTTGCTTTTAAAGACTTATACCCTAGAACTTATGCTGATTACCAAGAAAGATACGCAGGTCCTACAGAATTTATCGGGCTCATAGCTAAAGCAGACATAGTAATAACAAACTCTTTCCACTGCTCAGCATTTTCAATAATTATGAACCGACAATTCTATGTAGTACCTAGAACACATCAAAAAGTAAACTCAAGAATGGAAAACTTATTATCCTCATTAGAGATAAGAAATAGATTTATAACAAGTATAGAAGACATCAATAATGCCACTGAAATAAACTACAATAAAGTTACACCACTTATTGAATCTATAAAAGAACAATCGTATAAATATATAAGTAACGTTTTAGCTTCACAATCTAATTCATAA
- a CDS encoding Coenzyme F420 hydrogenase/dehydrogenase, beta subunit C-terminal domain, with translation MEKDIYGFLYPKIDHNKCIECNLCEKKCPLLHKQEYKIPEKIIACYWKDEKKRIESTSGGIGTLLAQEFIKNNGIIYGCAFTPPFNICHIRCTTIENILRLRGSKYVQSEIHETYTKIDEDLKTQKNVLFIGTPCQIAGIKARFSKHPNLFTVELICHGVPSCKFLKESIPSNILKKRIKQINFRSNSQYNFSLIEDNQILPSYQRPLSNDLYMKGFFNGITYRPSCLSCHFARKERNADMTIGDFWGLKSTKITDINKGVSLVLINTNAGNTLFNLCSDSLYSEERPYKEALDANEPLNHPIKKSIRYNVFRTLYPHFGYKYSLFFALPDKILAMKIKYYLKHNK, from the coding sequence ATGGAAAAAGATATATATGGATTTTTATATCCTAAAATAGATCATAATAAGTGTATTGAATGCAATTTGTGTGAAAAAAAATGTCCTTTGCTACATAAACAAGAATACAAAATTCCCGAAAAAATAATAGCTTGCTATTGGAAAGATGAAAAAAAACGAATAGAAAGCACTTCTGGTGGAATAGGTACTTTATTAGCTCAAGAATTCATTAAAAACAATGGTATAATTTACGGATGCGCTTTTACTCCTCCTTTCAACATCTGCCACATTAGATGTACAACTATTGAAAATATTCTTCGTTTAAGAGGGTCTAAATATGTTCAAAGCGAAATTCATGAAACATATACCAAAATAGATGAAGATTTAAAAACTCAAAAGAATGTACTTTTTATTGGCACTCCTTGCCAAATAGCTGGCATAAAAGCACGTTTTTCCAAACATCCTAATTTATTTACTGTAGAGTTAATATGCCATGGAGTTCCTTCATGCAAATTTTTAAAGGAAAGTATTCCTTCAAATATCCTCAAAAAACGTATCAAACAAATTAATTTTCGCAGCAATTCACAATACAATTTCTCACTAATAGAAGATAATCAAATATTACCTAGCTATCAGCGTCCTCTTAGTAATGATCTCTATATGAAGGGTTTTTTTAACGGAATTACGTACCGACCTTCTTGTCTTTCTTGTCATTTTGCAAGAAAAGAAAGGAATGCAGATATGACCATCGGAGATTTTTGGGGATTAAAATCAACTAAAATTACAGATATAAATAAAGGGGTGTCATTGGTATTAATCAATACAAATGCAGGTAATACACTTTTTAATTTATGTTCTGATTCTCTATATTCGGAAGAACGCCCTTATAAAGAAGCACTTGATGCTAATGAGCCACTAAATCATCCTATCAAAAAAAGCATAAGATACAATGTATTTAGAACATTATATCCACATTTTGGATACAAATATTCTTTATTTTTTGCTTTACCTGATAAAATATTAGCAATGAAAATCAAATATTATCTCAAACATAACAAATAA
- a CDS encoding glycosyltransferase — protein sequence MAKNIIVSQIGARHRYTIPKTFYENNILKALFTDSYRYTFLGKLSYLFIRLGIKKTIFKRLCLRLPQIPQSYIKASDKPTLKLLLKKNVNTELLNEILYFTLDHFFCKHKKIINEADCIYNMYYENLGFIKYAKKQGKTVVVDIYENPISFNFLLNEVNKYPEYSCIRGIKKQYEDRIAIREKYVSQMLQTADYYTVPSKYVLKAMMAYPEFNPKKAFLLPYPTSIQETNYNYRPIKHKIIWVGNDPVRKGLIYCAKAATILKQKYTDLDFRIIGSIDNKYKDIAVFKDLNFIGTLTSSELKEEYRTAEAYVFPTLSEGFAGTVIEAASCGCPIITTECAGTDLEAFPAIYIPIQNVNAIVDSVTSILENSKYRDQLSLKTFQYSQALTPETYEKRLISIFKSI from the coding sequence ATGGCAAAAAATATAATAGTATCACAGATTGGCGCTAGGCACCGATATACAATCCCTAAAACCTTCTACGAAAATAATATACTGAAGGCCTTATTCACTGATTCATATAGATATACTTTTTTAGGCAAACTATCCTACTTATTCATAAGACTAGGTATCAAAAAAACAATTTTTAAGCGTTTATGTTTAAGACTCCCTCAAATACCCCAGTCATATATCAAAGCATCAGACAAACCAACCTTAAAACTATTATTAAAAAAAAATGTAAATACTGAATTACTAAATGAAATTTTATATTTCACATTAGATCATTTTTTTTGCAAACACAAAAAAATCATAAATGAAGCCGATTGCATTTATAATATGTATTATGAAAATTTAGGGTTTATCAAATACGCTAAAAAACAAGGCAAAACTGTTGTTGTAGACATATACGAAAATCCTATTTCTTTCAATTTCCTATTAAATGAAGTAAACAAATATCCAGAATACTCTTGCATACGTGGAATAAAGAAACAATATGAGGATCGTATTGCCATAAGAGAAAAATATGTAAGCCAAATGTTACAAACTGCCGATTATTATACAGTTCCATCAAAATACGTATTAAAGGCAATGATGGCATATCCCGAATTTAATCCTAAAAAAGCATTCTTATTACCCTATCCTACCAGTATCCAAGAAACAAATTATAATTATCGTCCTATAAAACATAAAATTATTTGGGTTGGTAATGATCCTGTAAGGAAAGGATTAATATATTGTGCAAAAGCAGCGACAATATTAAAACAAAAATATACAGATTTAGATTTTAGAATTATAGGTTCTATTGATAATAAATACAAAGACATAGCAGTTTTCAAAGATTTAAATTTTATAGGTACTCTTACAAGTTCTGAATTAAAAGAAGAATATAGAACAGCGGAAGCCTATGTATTTCCTACACTTTCAGAAGGTTTTGCAGGAACTGTTATTGAAGCTGCAAGTTGTGGTTGCCCCATTATTACAACAGAATGCGCCGGAACTGACTTAGAAGCTTTCCCTGCTATATACATACCAATACAAAATGTTAATGCTATTGTAGATAGTGTTACCTCTATTTTAGAGAACAGCAAATATAGAGACCAACTTTCACTAAAAACTTTTCAATATTCTCAAGCATTAACACCTGAAACATATGAGAAACGCTTAATTTCTATTTTTAAATCTATCTAA
- a CDS encoding glycosyltransferase, whose product MIKSIFFWGGVTTHCYELAKSISRYYEVWAIILPTKQKREERIPSDLSANVNLIKCENIDDIYKIISKRKTENSLHINSALKQGSLNNKALKILCQKGYNVFSLPQESFQTQGLKGKINAIKWFLYLHFTYRKKIKGYGLTGLNAQRTFKRMLVSPHKLFQFSYITFPTKLEVTKKNNTIRFIYVGAIDKRKNIIPFVEYMQNYSSQQFIFDIYGSWTLDKLLIKKISNSTNIHYHGKRDYKEVRNAMLNADYLILPSLYDGWGAVVNEGLQSGCKVLVSKDCGASIFPLIDSHLGYVFDGSKLSSLNGIMKQIFIEGPLSIENRQSIQKWANNKIHPDIIGDYLNHIIQYYFSSAPHAIAPWLDTSH is encoded by the coding sequence ATGATAAAAAGTATTTTTTTTTGGGGAGGGGTAACCACCCATTGCTACGAACTAGCTAAATCAATTTCAAGATATTATGAAGTTTGGGCCATTATTCTTCCAACTAAGCAAAAAAGAGAAGAACGCATTCCTTCAGACCTATCAGCCAACGTTAACCTTATTAAATGCGAAAATATAGATGACATTTATAAAATCATTTCCAAAAGAAAAACTGAAAATTCTCTTCACATTAATTCAGCACTAAAACAAGGAAGCCTAAATAACAAAGCCCTAAAAATTCTATGCCAAAAAGGATATAATGTATTTTCTTTGCCACAAGAATCTTTCCAAACTCAAGGTTTAAAAGGTAAAATAAATGCTATAAAATGGTTCTTATATCTACATTTTACATACAGAAAAAAGATTAAAGGTTATGGACTAACAGGACTTAATGCCCAAAGAACATTCAAAAGAATGTTAGTTTCACCACACAAATTATTCCAATTTTCCTACATAACATTTCCTACAAAATTAGAAGTCACAAAAAAAAATAACACTATAAGATTTATTTACGTTGGTGCCATTGATAAAAGAAAAAACATAATTCCTTTTGTAGAATACATGCAAAATTATTCTAGCCAACAGTTTATTTTTGATATTTACGGTTCTTGGACATTAGATAAATTACTTATAAAAAAAATATCAAATTCCACTAATATACATTATCACGGTAAAAGAGATTATAAAGAGGTTCGGAATGCAATGTTAAATGCAGACTACCTAATATTACCTTCATTATACGATGGCTGGGGAGCTGTAGTTAACGAAGGACTGCAATCTGGATGCAAAGTTCTTGTAAGCAAAGACTGTGGTGCATCTATTTTTCCACTAATAGATTCACACTTAGGATATGTTTTTGATGGATCTAAATTGAGTTCATTAAATGGAATTATGAAACAAATTTTTATTGAAGGTCCATTATCTATTGAAAATAGACAAAGCATACAAAAATGGGCGAATAATAAAATTCATCCAGACATAATTGGAGATTATCTCAATCATATCATTCAGTATTACTTCTCCTCTGCTCCACATGCAATAGCACCGTGGCTCGACACAAGTCATTAA